TGCGTCGCGACCATGTGCGCGTGCAAGTCGATCAGGCCCGGCATGATGGTCTTACCCTCGAGATCGATGATCCGTGCGCCGTGCGCGTCGATCGGCTGCTGCGATACCGCCTTGATGGTGTCGCCTTCGACGAGCAGATCGTGGCCCGGCTGCAATGCGGCTTGCAGCGGGTCGAGTAAAGCGCCGTTCTTGAACAGGATGCGGTCCATATGTTCTTCCTCGGGTTGCAGAATGCGAGCCCGCGATGCGCGGGCTGTGAGCGACTTCAGCGTTTCAGGCGCATCGCGGCAATTTCTTCCAGTGAACGGCCGCGGGTGGGCACGCCCATGATCAGAACGGCGAGCGCGCCGATGATCAGCACCAGCGTCGTGCCGCCGAAAACCCCGCCGAAGCCGAGGCGCGGGTAGAGATAGCCGACGAGTATCGGCGCGGCGATCGCGCCGAGGCGTCCGATTGCCGAAGCGACGCCCATGCCGGTCGCGCGCACATCGGTGGGGAACACTTCGGGCGTGTAGGCGTAGACGCCGGCATAAGTCCCGTTCATGAAGAACGACAGCAAAAAGCCCGACATCAGAATTTCCGCATCGCTGTGCGTGAGCGCGAGCCCTAACGCGGAGAATCCGCCTAGCGCCATGTACGTCACGATCGTCGCGCGGCGGCCGATCTTTTCATTGAGCCATGCGCCCGAGAAGTAGCCGGGAATTTGCGCGAGGTACATGACCAGTGAATATGAAAAACTGCGCGTGATCGTCATGCCGCTTTGCACGAGCAAACCCGGAATCCAGGTAAAGAACGCGTAGTAACTGAACGTGATCGACAGCCACATCAACCAGGCCATCGCGGTGATGCCCGCCAGCTGGCGCGACCATAGCGCCTTGAGTTTGGCCAGTGGCGTGGCGCGCGCGACGGCGGCCGCAACGCTCGCCTCGGGCGCTTGCTCCGGCAACAGCGGCAAGCCGGCGGCGCGCACCACCGCTTCCATCTGGTCGACGATCACCGCCGCTTCGGCGCTTCTGCCGCGGCTGTCGAGCCAGCGGGGCGATTCGGGCAACGCGCGCCGCCACCACAACAGCATGACGATCGGCAACGCGGTGATCACCGAGACGATACGCCAGGCGTCCGGCGCGAGCGGTATCACCAGATAACCGAGTATCGCGGCGGCGACGAAGCCGAACGAGAAGAATGCCGCCAGACTGCCGGTGAATGCGCCACGGTACTTGCGCGCGCAGAACTCCGAGAGAAAGGGCGCGACGATCGCGCTTTCGGCACCGGTGCCGACCCCGGCGATGATGCGCATCGCCATGAAGAAAGGCCAATCCTGCGCGGTGGCGCTGATCAGCGATGCGATGCAGTAGATGATCAGTGCCGACACCATGACTTTGCGCCGTCCTATCACGTCACCGAGGATGCCGGCGAGCGCGGCGCCGAAGAAATAGCCAATGAAGGTGCCGCTGCCGAGCACGCCGGTCTGCACGCTGCTCAGATGCCACTGGTTGCGCAGCACCGGCAGCATGAAGGCCAGTACGGCGGCATCCATCGCATCGAACACGTAGCCGAGTCCTCCGAGCCACAGCAGTTTCCGATGAAACCTCGAGTACGGCAGGCGCTCTATGCGCGCGGGAATCGTCGACATGACTCGCTTCCAGAAAGGGCTGCGCCGTGGCGCCGGGCATGGTCGAACGAGTATAGGTAGGCGAAATGGGCGGGTCTTGGCTGGAAACCGCATCGATGCTGCGGATTCCGGCATCACGGCGCCGCCTGCCGCGCTACGTCAAAGCGCTTCGCAGACGCAGCGGGACATGAAGTCGCGTCCGAACCGAAAGCCGACCCGGCCGAAAATCGCATCGGTACTGCGGCTATTCGCTGGCCACGCGGCGACGCTTCTTCAAGACTGCGATCGTCAGGTGCGGGCGTTGCGCGGCCTTCAGCATGCACGCGGGCACGCGATCGAGTGCAGCCTGATCGGCGCGTGCCCGCACGCGCATCCCGCTCGGGCTCAGGCCGGTGATGTCGCGAAAGATTCGGCCGAACGTGCCGAGGCTTTCCCAGCCGGTCGCAAACGCGATGTCCGTGATGGCGAGCTCGGTGTCGCGCAGCAGCGTGATGGCCTGCTCGATACGGCGCGTCAACAAATAGCGGTGTGGCGGCACGCCAAACGCCCGCTTGAACGAACGCGCGAAGTGCGCTTCCGACACGCCGCTGACTTCGGCCAGGCGCCGCACCGGCCAGGCTTCGTGCGAGGCGGCGTCGATGCGGTCTTTCGCACGCAGTAGGCGACGCAGCAGCGCCGGGTCTTCGAGTGCGTCGGCGCGGCGCGTCCGGGTTGGCTTGGTCATCGAGTGGCAGGCCTAGTGTTGATCGGAATACACACTACGGCCACTCGCCGTGGCCGCAGCGCGAGGCCATTGTTGCATGCCTCTCTACGAATTCCGCGTCACCGGCTGCGATCAACTCTTCCTTATAGGTTGTCGTACAACTGCCGGGTAGTGATAAACGCATCGACCTCCGCTACCCTTCCAAAAAATCCTATTCGCTAGGCAAGTCCGGGTAAGTACTGCATGTACGTAGACGCAGCCTTCACCTAAGATTCGTATGTCGTCTTACAACTTTCCGTGCCTTTCACCCGGCCTGAACGCGTCCAAACGCTCGCATTCTTTAATAACAAGGATGACCCCATGCTTTACCGAGTCACCGTCATGGCATGCCTGACCGCGCTGCTCGCGGCTTGCGGCAGCGGCGATAATGCGCCGCCCGCGTCGACCACGAGCAGCACCACGCCGCCGGCATCGGCGGCGCCCGCCGCCTTCAAGGTCGGCACCACCGCCAACGACCCCAATCTGCCCGCGGCACCGCAACTGCCGAGCGCCGACCAGGTTTGCAGCACACTGGAAGCCAGCAACAACCTCGTGAGCCAGCCGAGCGGCGCACTCGGACCCGAAGCCGACAACGGCGCCACGTCGGCGATCCTGAATCCGGACCAGGCGCGCATCCAGGCCGCGCTCGACGCCTGCGGCGCCGCCGTGGATGCTCAGGTCGGCGCAGCGATCCAGGCCGCGGACGCAGCGGCCGCCGCATCGCAAACCGCGGCCGCCGTGCCGAACGTCAACATCAAGGGCGCGTCGGCACAAACGCTCGCGGCCTCGCAGTATCGCGCGACCAAGTTCGCGGTGCGCCTCGTCGTGTCGAGCACCGGCGCGGGCAACGCCTTCATCACGGGCCCGCTGACACTGCCCTCGGGCGTGACGCTGTGGATCGACAACGGCGTGACCGTCTACGCGACGCGTGACGTCATGGCCTATTCGCCGAACGCGGCCGGACCGTACTGCGCGAACACGGCCGTCAGCTCGACCAAGGCGGGTAGCTCGGGCAACTGCCTGCCGCTGATCGGCGGCAGCTACCTCGTCAACTCGGCGGTGGTCGGCGGCGGCACCATCGACAGTCGCGCGGCATCGGAAATCACCACGTCGAACAGCCTTTATCCGCTGATGCGCGTCGACCTGAGCTGCACCAACACGTACGTCGCCTACAAGGCGGGCACCCAGGCCCCGGACGGCACTGCCTGCGACGACGGCGGCACCTTCGTGAACTCGAAGGCTTCGGCGCGTCACATGACGTGGTGGGACCTCGCGTGGCTCGGCAACATGGTCGAGAATGGCACGACCGGTGTCGGCTCGCAGTCGAACTTCCGCATGATGGTGCTCAACTACGCGAAGAACCTGACGCTGTTCGGCATCACGCTGCACAACAGTGCAAATTTCCACGTCGTGCCGAGCGGTGTGGACGGCCTCACAGTGTGGAACGTCAAGGTGCAGACGCCGTCGGCATCGGCCTCGGCTAACCCGGCTGGTAACGGCAACCCGAACTACCTGGGCATGGTGCCGACCGTCGATACCGCGAAGAACACCGACGCGTTCGACCCGGGTTCGGCTTCGAAGCCGGTCACGCAGGCACTGGCGACCGGTAGCACCACGACCTCGTCGGCCGGCAAGATCGCGTTTGACGGCTATCTGAAGAACGTCGTGTTCGCGTACAACTACATCAGCACCGGCGACGACGATATCGCGATCAAGGGTTCGAGCAACCCGAGCCCGGCAGGCTCGGGGCTGTATGGTGTCGACGGCAATCGCGACGTCGCGAGCGATCGCAAGTATGGTTTCGTCGTGGCGCACAACCATATTTACGCGGGTCATGGCGTGTCGGTCGGCAGCGAGACCAATGCGGGCGTGACGAACATCCAGGTGTACGACAACTCGTTCGATGGCTCGGAACAGGCGCTGCGCATCAAG
The sequence above is drawn from the Paraburkholderia sprentiae WSM5005 genome and encodes:
- a CDS encoding MFS transporter, producing the protein MSTIPARIERLPYSRFHRKLLWLGGLGYVFDAMDAAVLAFMLPVLRNQWHLSSVQTGVLGSGTFIGYFFGAALAGILGDVIGRRKVMVSALIIYCIASLISATAQDWPFFMAMRIIAGVGTGAESAIVAPFLSEFCARKYRGAFTGSLAAFFSFGFVAAAILGYLVIPLAPDAWRIVSVITALPIVMLLWWRRALPESPRWLDSRGRSAEAAVIVDQMEAVVRAAGLPLLPEQAPEASVAAAVARATPLAKLKALWSRQLAGITAMAWLMWLSITFSYYAFFTWIPGLLVQSGMTITRSFSYSLVMYLAQIPGYFSGAWLNEKIGRRATIVTYMALGGFSALGLALTHSDAEILMSGFLLSFFMNGTYAGVYAYTPEVFPTDVRATGMGVASAIGRLGAIAAPILVGYLYPRLGFGGVFGGTTLVLIIGALAVLIMGVPTRGRSLEEIAAMRLKR
- a CDS encoding helix-turn-helix domain-containing protein, with amino-acid sequence MTKPTRTRRADALEDPALLRRLLRAKDRIDAASHEAWPVRRLAEVSGVSEAHFARSFKRAFGVPPHRYLLTRRIEQAITLLRDTELAITDIAFATGWESLGTFGRIFRDITGLSPSGMRVRARADQAALDRVPACMLKAAQRPHLTIAVLKKRRRVASE
- a CDS encoding glycoside hydrolase family 28 protein, whose product is MLYRVTVMACLTALLAACGSGDNAPPASTTSSTTPPASAAPAAFKVGTTANDPNLPAAPQLPSADQVCSTLEASNNLVSQPSGALGPEADNGATSAILNPDQARIQAALDACGAAVDAQVGAAIQAADAAAAASQTAAAVPNVNIKGASAQTLAASQYRATKFAVRLVVSSTGAGNAFITGPLTLPSGVTLWIDNGVTVYATRDVMAYSPNAAGPYCANTAVSSTKAGSSGNCLPLIGGSYLVNSAVVGGGTIDSRAASEITTSNSLYPLMRVDLSCTNTYVAYKAGTQAPDGTACDDGGTFVNSKASARHMTWWDLAWLGNMVENGTTGVGSQSNFRMMVLNYAKNLTLFGITLHNSANFHVVPSGVDGLTVWNVKVQTPSASASANPAGNGNPNYLGMVPTVDTAKNTDAFDPGSASKPVTQALATGSTTTSSAGKIAFDGYLKNVVFAYNYISTGDDDIAIKGSSNPSPAGSGLYGVDGNRDVASDRKYGFVVAHNHIYAGHGVSVGSETNAGVTNIQVYDNSFDGSEQALRIKSDWARGGLVTNVNYNNICIRNSGQALLFTPYYSTKALSNPTSPLYPDFHDITLSNIHIIGGTSAIFEGFQANSGGIAHAQIPLGMTLNNVLADSPDNVAVTASDANLTLNNVNLPIFPSAANRVVLNGSASQQLSTAKAVDCSAAYVDFPAIGDASTTGQTWAGSSQ